The nucleotide sequence ATGGCGGTTCACCTTCCGTTAGGTCCGGAAGCTATTCTTGAAGCACAATTGTTAATGCTCGCATCGCACAATATTCTGAATCCTGCCAACGGTTCGCCGGTAGCAGTACCATCTCAGGATATGGTCTTGGGTCTTTACTATATGACCAAATTGCGTAAATCGACGAAGGAATTAAAGGTAAAAGGAGAAGGCTTAACGTTTTACTCGGCAGAAGAGGCAATCATTGCTTATAATGAAAAGCAGGTTGACCTGAATGCTGAAATTAAAATACGTACGAAAGACTTTAATGAAGAAGGAGAACTTGTTTATCAGATCATCACAACTACCCTAGGTAGAGTGATCTTTAACGAGCAGGTTCCTGAAGAGGCAGGATATATAAATGAAGTATTGACCAAGAAATCACTTCGTGATATTATTGGGGATATTCTTTCGGTAACAAGTGTGCCGACAACTTCTGCTTTCCTTGATGAAATTAAGACTCTCGGATATAAGTTTGCATTTGAAGGTGGCTTATCATTTAGCTTGGGTGATATTATTATACCTGAGGAAAAGTATACCATGATCGATGATGCTAACACACAGGTTGATGGTATCATTGCCAACTATAACATGGGACTTATCACCAATAACGAACGTTACAATCAGGTGATCGATATATGGACAGCTACCAATGCTGAACTTACCGAATTGTCTATGAAACGTATCCGCGAGGATCAGCAAGGATTCAACTCGGTGTATATGATGCTTGATTCGGGAGCTCGTGGATCTAAAGAACAGATCCGTCAGTTAACCGGGATGCGTGGATTGATGGCAAAACCTAAAAAATCGAATTCAGGGGGTGGCGAAATTATTGAGAACCCGATTCTTTCTAACTTTAAGGAAGGATTATCAATTCTTGAATACTTTATCTCCACTCACGGTGCTCGTAAAGGTCTGGCCGATACGGCACTTAAAACTGCCGATGCAGGTTATTTAACGCGTCGATTGGTAGATGTGTCACAGGATGTGATCATCAATGAAGAAGATTGTGGTACTCTTAGAGGAATCGAGGTTGCTGCATTAAAGAAAAACGAAGAGATTGTAGAATCTTTAAGTGACAGGATCGTAGGTAGAACTGCACTAAATGATGTGTTGAATCCGTTGACCAAAGAAATTTTGGTGAAAAGCGGCGATCATATAACAGAAGCCGTTGCCGCCAAGATCGGAAATTCACCAATTGAAACAGTTGAGGTTCGTTCGGCGTTAACCTGCGAAGCTAAAAAGGGAATTTGTTCTCAGTGCTACGGAAGAAACCTTGCTACCAACAAAATGGTACAACGAGGAGAAGCCGTTGGTGTTGTAGCTGCACAATCCATTGGGGAACCTGGTACTCAGCTTACGCTACGTACCTTCCACGTGGGTGGTATTGCCGGAAACATTTCAGAAGAAAACAAACTTACCGTTAAATTTGACGGAAAGGCCGAGATCGAAGACCTGAAGACAGTAAAAGGAGAGGATTCAGAAGGAAAAACTGTAGATATCGTTATTTCGAGAACTTCAGAGATCAAATTGATCGATGAGAAGACCGGGATTACTTTAAGTACTAATAATATCCCTTACGGTTCTACCATTTTTGTAAAGAATGGAAGTAAACTGAAAGCAGGTGAAACAGTATGTCAATGGGATCCATATAACGGGGTGATCATTTCTGAATTTGCCGGTAAGATCAAGTACGAAAATATCGAACAAGGTGTTACCTATCAGGTTGAGATCGATGAGCAGACCGGATTCCAGGAAAAAGTAATTTCAGAATCAAGAGATAAAAAGAAGATCCCAACGCTTCAGATCCTTGGTAAGAAGGACGAGGTAATTCGCTCTTATAACTTACCGGTAGGAGCTCACCTAATGGTGGATGATGGCGATAAGATCAAGATAGGAAAGATTCTTGTGAAGATCCCTCGTAAATCGGCTAAGGCTGGTGATATTACGGGAGGTTTACCGCGTGTTACCGAATTATTTGAAGCGCGTAATCCATCGAACCCTGCGGTTGTAAGTGAGATCGATGGTGTAGTTTCCTTCGGAAAAATTAAGCGTGGTAACCGTGAGATCATCATCGAATCTAAGCTTGGTGAGATCAAGAAGTATTTGGTGAAGCTTTCCAATCAGATCCTGGTTCAGGAGAACGATTATGTTCGTGCAGGAATGCCATTATCTGACGGATCGATTACTCCAGAAGATATCCTTAGAATTAAAGGGCCTTCAGCAGTACAGCAGTATCTGGTGAATGAAGTACAGGAAGTATACCGATTACAGGGAGTAAAGATCAACGATAAGCATTTTGAGGTGGTTGTACGCCAGATGATGCGTAAGGTACAGATCGTGGATAGTGGAGACACTACATTCCTTGAAAATCAGTTAGCACATAAGGACGATTTCATTGAAGAGAACGATAAGATCTTCGGAATGAAAGTGGTTGTTAATGCCGGTGATTCAGAAAATCTGAAAGAAGGACAGATCATTTCTCCAAGGGATCTTAGAGATGAGAATTCAATTCTGAGAAGAAACGATAAGGTGTTGGTTGAAGCTCGTGATGCTGAAACCGCAACGGCGACTCCAATACTTCAGGGTATTACCAGAGCATCGTTGCAGACTAAGTCGTTTATTTCTGCGGCTTCCTTCCAGGAAACTACTAAAGTATTGAACGAAGCTGCTGTTAGTGGCAAAGTAGATACTTTGGAAGGCCTTAAAGAGAATGTGATTGTAGGACATAAGATTCCGGCCGGTACCGGTATGAGAAGTTATGACACTATAATTGTAGGTTCTAAAGAAGAGTTGGAAGAAATGACTCGTGAGAAGCAAGAAGTGAATTATAACTAGTATTTTTAATTGAATACAAGGTTTTATTATATAATTAAAGAATCCCGTGACAAAGCGGGATTCTTTGTTTAAATTAAATATTATGGCAGATCAGAATAATAAAAAACAACAGCCCCAACAAGGACAAATTAATATTGAATTAGATGAAAATACAGCCCAGGGTATTTATAGCAATCTGGCGATCATCAACCATTCCCAATCGGAGTTTGTAGTAGACTTTGTAAGTATAATGCCGGGAGTTCCAAAGAGTAAAGTAAAATCACGAATAGTGATCACACCCCAGCATGCGAAACGTTTTCTGAAGGCTTTGCACGACAATGTACAACGATTTGAGAAAGCTCATGGGGAGATAAAGGACTATCAGCAATCTCCAATTCCAATTAATTTTGGGCCCACGGGAGAAGCTTAGAGTTACAATTTATCAGGTAAAAAATTACATCCTTCAGACTTCGGTCTGAAGGATTTTTTTATGCGACGACCACACAATTACTATCCTCATTTTGTACTTTTTTCTTGAAAAATTCAGTGTTAAAAATCTTAATTTTTTTGTTATAAAGTGCATTTAAACGGATTAATATTTCACTATAACGAATATAAGTAGCTGTGTAGTAGGAAAATACTTTATATGTCATAAGTTTGTCTCAAATCATGAGAGCCCCAGTTAATTTTTAAAATTAATTCTTGTGATGAGTACCCCAAAAAATCCTACTTATGAAAACAGCTGTACATATCGTTCAGTGTAGAAGATTGTTCTTTATAGCATCAAGTTTACTTTACTTGTTGTTTACTACTGTTGGTTTTGCGCAAACTCAGGCGACCTCGGTGACAACGGGAGTAACCTTTCAGTGGACAGATACTCAGTTAAATCCGAATTTCCCCGCTACTATAAAATCCATTACCATTGATGGTCTCGTTTACGAGTCCTTTGCAGCTCCTACCTCCTACGAAATGACGCGAGTAGGGCCAAACGGACATGCAGCAAACCGAATTATTCAAAATGGAGTTAATGTTATTAGTAACAGTTCGAATGTTACGTGGAATACAGCTGCAATAGCCGCATTTAGAGATAAAAACTTAAATCACTATTTCCTGTCCGATTCAAACGGACGCAATATCTGCAATGATTTTGCAGCCGTTGAAACTACAGATGCACAGGTTCAATCTTTGTATTATTCTCCCGGAATTCCATCGAATCAAGGCGGACTTATAGCTATATCTGAGCGAAATGCGAACAATTGCTATTATATCGCCGTTTACGGAACGCCTGTAGGAGGCGGACCAGAGCAATTTCTTGGAGATACCTTTGTTAGGCCGAACTCAACACAATGGGGTCCCCAATTTAATGCACCTCCTAATGGAGTAGATTATTGGAACTCGGGAAGAGTGTTGGAAAATAACGGAACTATAGGAATTGCCATATTTAAGTTAAGTGATCTGGCGCCAACAGGTTCGATAATTACAAGATTTGAATTAACTGCAGCCACCGCAGATCATGGAGACGGAAAAGCATTTATAATTCAAAAATACGCGACACCGTTGAACGAAACAGGTTGTCTCGATACCGAATTTAATGGTTCTGTTGTTACCAACAGTGTACCGGCCGGCTCAACGTTTTCGTTGGTCTCCGGACCTACTCCGGCAGGGGAATCATTTTCTTTTAATCCGGACGGAAGTTATTCTTATACCCCGGAAGCAGGATTTTTAGGAGATGTAACATTTGAATATCAGGTTTGTTTACCCTTTCCGAACGCAGGAACATGTGATACCTCTACGGTGACTTTATCCTATGTACCATGGTCTGATCCACATTGTGTGTGTTCTTCGGGAAATGCAGACGGACCAATGTTGCAGAATTAACGAACAGAAAAATTAAAAGATATTATAAAAATACAATTCGATCAATTATGAAAAATACAACTACATTTTTTGCACTCTTTCTTCTTGCCGCACTCTCGGTAAGTGCTCAGGTTGGAATTGGAACTACAGACCCTCAGGAAATTTTACATATATCGGGTAATGATAGTACCATTCGAATAGATGGATTAAATAGCGAGAATAACAATAAAAATATGGGAGGCGATTCCAGTTATAATGTTATGGTTGATGCGAACGGTAATCTTAAACTGGCAGAGGTATCCGGTGAACTTTCTTCCGAATCGAGCGTTGCCACTCCGGTGATTATTCAAACCACAGCCAATTCAGGCTTAAATTCATCCGAAGTATATAAGAAGAACTTTACACTTACCGAAAGGGCTTTAGTTGTCATTACCTATTATATTTCTGTGGATTTTAAAAGTTATGACGGAACCACGAATATAGCCGATGGCAGGGCGAAGATTGCCCATAATTATTTTTATCTGGGGGATGGCACAACACCCGATACTTCAAAGGCCTATGGGATGACTAGTTCGGTTTATTCCAATTCTAATTGTGACACGGCAACAGGTTTTGTTTATAATTCGCGTTCAACCACGATTTCTTTAGAACCCGGCACATATAGTATACACTTAAATGGAGCCGTATATGGTGGTAATTTAGTTTCGGATGCTGCCTTTAGAGCAACCTTTGGTGATATTGACCGATTAGATATCCAAGCTATATATTTGTAAAATTGCGGTGGTTATCTATTGCTGTTTTTCAAATTCGCTTACGAAATGTAACTTGACATTAGGATATTTGCTCTGTGTCATTTGAAGTGTAAACGCCGAATCGGCAAAGAAAACCAATTGACCACGTTTGTCTTTCGCAAGAAATTTCGATTTTACACGTTTAAAATCTGCAAATTCCTCACTTTTTGGATCTTTTGGTTCTACCCAGCAGGCTTTATGGACATTTAAATTTTCATATCTGCATTTAGCACCGTATTCATGTTCAAGACGATACTGAATAACTTCAAACTGTAGTGCTCCCACAGTCCCTATTACTTTTCTTCCGTTTAACTCTAAGGTAAATAACTGAGCAACGCCCTCATCCATCAATTGGTCAATTCCTTTCTCCAATTGCTTACTCTTCATTGGATCGGCATTGTTAATATATTTAAAATGCTCCGGTGAAAAACTTGGAATTCCCTTGTAATTCATTTCTTCCCCTTCAGTAAGGGTGTCACCGATCTTAAAATTTCCTGTATCGTGTAAACCAACAATATCTCCGGGATAAGAGATATCAACGATCTGTTTTTTTTCAGCAAAAAAGGCGTTCGGACTAGAAAATTTTAATTTTTTATTATGTCTTACGTGCAAATACGAAGTATTTCGTTCAAAAGTACCTGAAACTATTTTCACAAATGCCAGGCGATCCCGGTGTTTAGGATCCATATTTGCGTGGATTTTAAACACAAATCCTGAGAAATCCTTTTCATCGGGTTTTACTAAGCGAGTGTCACTTTCTTTTGGCCGGGGCGTTGGTGCGATAGAAACAAAACAATCCAATAATTCACGAACTCCAAAATTATTAAGAGCAGAGCCGAAGAAAACCGGCTGTAACTCCCCGTTTAAATACTCATCTCTGTTAAAATCAGGATAGACCTCATAAACTAACTCCAACTCATCTCTTAGAGAATTGGCCGGTTTCTCACCAATGAGTTGATCCAATTCAGGATCTTTAAGATCTTCGATCTTTATGGTTTCCTCAATATTCTTTCTGCTATCACCACTAAAGAGATTCACATTCTTTTCCCAGATATTGTAAATTCCTTTGAAATCGTATCCCATTCCGATGGGGAAACTAAGTGGCGTTACCCTTAGTTTTAACTTTTGTTCAATCTCATCCAAAAGCTCGAATGCATCTTTTCCTTCTCTATCCAGTTTATTAATAAAAACGATCATAGGGATGTTTCTCATGCGGCAAACTTCTACCAGTTTTTCGGTCTGTTCTTCCACACCCTTTGCTACATCTATTACAACAATTACGCTATCCACAGCTGTTAGTGTTCTAAAAGTATCTTCAGCAAAATCCTTGTGACCGGGAGTATCTAGTATATTGATCTTGATCCCGTTATATTCAAAAGCCAATACGGAAGTGGCAACAGAAATCCCCCTTTGACGTTCTATCTCCATAAAATCACTGGTCGCCCCTTTTTTAATTTTATTGCTTTTTACGGCTCCGGCCTCCTGTATTGCTCCACCAAAGAGCAATAGCTTTTCGGTCAATGTGGTTTTACCGGCATCGGGATGTGATATGATTCCAAAAGTTCTTCGTCTTTGAATTTCCTTTTTTAGCATTTTTCTTAATCGAATTTTGATGGCAAAGATAGGTTTTGTTCTTATGGATTTAAAAAAAGATTTCTGGAAGAAAAATGAAATTCTTTTCTTACAAAAAAATAACCATTAACTCTCCTAAATTTAGGCATCTACGTGGAAACACGTATATTAATTTCCTACAAAAATTTACAGATTTTCCAAAAAAATGTGTCGTTCATCGTTTTTATCTAACATTTCAACAATTTTATGCGATTTCATAGTGCTTATTTCGATTTCAAAATTACCTTTATTCCTCGAAAAGTGTAAGAGGTTACGTACAAAATGTTCATGAAGTACTTAATTTCGTCATACTTTCGGTAGCCCCCAAGCTATTCATTTACAGATTAATACCTACTTATTGTTTCTAGAATTAGAATTTTTATTCTAATTACAGGATTGAAACAGTCTTGGTTGCTATTGGAATATTGATACACTGATACAAGTAATAAGTATTGTTAAAAAATGTAATTATGAATAATATTTCTTCATTAATGAGATCAAGTAAGAACTGGCTGTTTTTTCATTTTCTTCTAGTATGCATATTTCTTTCATTTTCGGGATATGCTCAAAACTGCAATAGTGATTTAAGTGTGGAAAAAAATAGAAATGTGAAGTCTGCGGGTGAAAATGGTGCTGTTTATCTATTAACACTCACCAACAATACTTCTAAAACAAACACGTATCATTTGGCTTCTGTTTTCAGTGACCTATCCTGTGCGAATAAGAACAGACAAACACGGTCTGCAAACGTAACTCTCAATGTTGCGTTTGAAGGAAATTCATCTGTAATTACAAATAATCAGATCACTGTGGGTTCAGGCCAGTCCAAAAAATTTAAAGTGAGAGTTACCGTTCCTGGCGGTACTCCTTATCGCACTTGGAGTTGTATTCAAATTCAGGCGCGGGCTGAACATTGTAACAATGCCATTAGCGAAACATTACTTCGTGTATTTGTTCCTGATCCTTCAGAAGGATAATTCTGTTAAACGATATTTAGATATATAGGTTTCAACCTAAACCAAAAAGCATGAAACAATTATTACAATTTCGAAATTCGACCATAAAAAGATCAACCAACGTATGGGTTGTATTCTTGTTTATGTTTGCTGCGGGATCATTAGTTGCGCAGGAAATTACTATTAATCGTACTGTGGTTGCAAGTCCGACACTTTGCAACCAATTTGATGTAACACTCGAGATCATAGGTGACCCGCCTTCTGTTCCAAGTGAGGTGGTTCTTATTATTGATAGATCGGGAAGTATGGACGATGGAGCCAGTCCCTTACCTATTGATTATGCCAAGGATGCTGCGATAGAATTCGTTGAGAATCTTT is from Constantimarinum furrinae and encodes:
- a CDS encoding DUF3467 domain-containing protein, producing MADQNNKKQQPQQGQINIELDENTAQGIYSNLAIINHSQSEFVVDFVSIMPGVPKSKVKSRIVITPQHAKRFLKALHDNVQRFEKAHGEIKDYQQSPIPINFGPTGEA
- a CDS encoding Ig-like domain-containing protein — protein: MKTAVHIVQCRRLFFIASSLLYLLFTTVGFAQTQATSVTTGVTFQWTDTQLNPNFPATIKSITIDGLVYESFAAPTSYEMTRVGPNGHAANRIIQNGVNVISNSSNVTWNTAAIAAFRDKNLNHYFLSDSNGRNICNDFAAVETTDAQVQSLYYSPGIPSNQGGLIAISERNANNCYYIAVYGTPVGGGPEQFLGDTFVRPNSTQWGPQFNAPPNGVDYWNSGRVLENNGTIGIAIFKLSDLAPTGSIITRFELTAATADHGDGKAFIIQKYATPLNETGCLDTEFNGSVVTNSVPAGSTFSLVSGPTPAGESFSFNPDGSYSYTPEAGFLGDVTFEYQVCLPFPNAGTCDTSTVTLSYVPWSDPHCVCSSGNADGPMLQN
- a CDS encoding peptide chain release factor 3; translated protein: MLKKEIQRRRTFGIISHPDAGKTTLTEKLLLFGGAIQEAGAVKSNKIKKGATSDFMEIERQRGISVATSVLAFEYNGIKINILDTPGHKDFAEDTFRTLTAVDSVIVVIDVAKGVEEQTEKLVEVCRMRNIPMIVFINKLDREGKDAFELLDEIEQKLKLRVTPLSFPIGMGYDFKGIYNIWEKNVNLFSGDSRKNIEETIKIEDLKDPELDQLIGEKPANSLRDELELVYEVYPDFNRDEYLNGELQPVFFGSALNNFGVRELLDCFVSIAPTPRPKESDTRLVKPDEKDFSGFVFKIHANMDPKHRDRLAFVKIVSGTFERNTSYLHVRHNKKLKFSSPNAFFAEKKQIVDISYPGDIVGLHDTGNFKIGDTLTEGEEMNYKGIPSFSPEHFKYINNADPMKSKQLEKGIDQLMDEGVAQLFTLELNGRKVIGTVGALQFEVIQYRLEHEYGAKCRYENLNVHKACWVEPKDPKSEEFADFKRVKSKFLAKDKRGQLVFFADSAFTLQMTQSKYPNVKLHFVSEFEKQQ
- the rpoC gene encoding DNA-directed RNA polymerase subunit beta' — encoded protein: MARNKENTVQKFDKISIGLASPESILAESRGEVLKPETINYRTHKPERDGLFCERIFGPVKDYECACGKYKRIRYKGIVCDRCGVEVTEKKVRRDRVGHINLVVPVAHIWYFRSLPNKIGYLLGLPSKKLDMIIYYERYVVIQPGIAKYEDGEPVKKMDFLTEEEYLTILDSLPQENLYLEDSDPNKFIAKMGAECLIDLLNRIDLDSLSFELRHKANNETSKQRKTEALKRLQVVEALRDANKNRENKPEWMIMKVVPVIPPELRPLVPLDGGRFATSDLNDLYRRVIIRNNRLKRLMEIKAPEVILRNEKRMLQESVDSLFDNTRKSSAVKTDSNRPLKSLSDSLKGKQGRFRQNLLGKRVDYSARSVIVVGPELKLFECGLPKDMAAELYKPFVIRKLIERGIVKTVKSAKKIIDKKEPVVWDILENVLKGHPVLLNRAPTLHRLGIQAFQPKLIEGKAIQLHPLVCTAFNADFDGDQMAVHLPLGPEAILEAQLLMLASHNILNPANGSPVAVPSQDMVLGLYYMTKLRKSTKELKVKGEGLTFYSAEEAIIAYNEKQVDLNAEIKIRTKDFNEEGELVYQIITTTLGRVIFNEQVPEEAGYINEVLTKKSLRDIIGDILSVTSVPTTSAFLDEIKTLGYKFAFEGGLSFSLGDIIIPEEKYTMIDDANTQVDGIIANYNMGLITNNERYNQVIDIWTATNAELTELSMKRIREDQQGFNSVYMMLDSGARGSKEQIRQLTGMRGLMAKPKKSNSGGGEIIENPILSNFKEGLSILEYFISTHGARKGLADTALKTADAGYLTRRLVDVSQDVIINEEDCGTLRGIEVAALKKNEEIVESLSDRIVGRTALNDVLNPLTKEILVKSGDHITEAVAAKIGNSPIETVEVRSALTCEAKKGICSQCYGRNLATNKMVQRGEAVGVVAAQSIGEPGTQLTLRTFHVGGIAGNISEENKLTVKFDGKAEIEDLKTVKGEDSEGKTVDIVISRTSEIKLIDEKTGITLSTNNIPYGSTIFVKNGSKLKAGETVCQWDPYNGVIISEFAGKIKYENIEQGVTYQVEIDEQTGFQEKVISESRDKKKIPTLQILGKKDEVIRSYNLPVGAHLMVDDGDKIKIGKILVKIPRKSAKAGDITGGLPRVTELFEARNPSNPAVVSEIDGVVSFGKIKRGNREIIIESKLGEIKKYLVKLSNQILVQENDYVRAGMPLSDGSITPEDILRIKGPSAVQQYLVNEVQEVYRLQGVKINDKHFEVVVRQMMRKVQIVDSGDTTFLENQLAHKDDFIEENDKIFGMKVVVNAGDSENLKEGQIISPRDLRDENSILRRNDKVLVEARDAETATATPILQGITRASLQTKSFISAASFQETTKVLNEAAVSGKVDTLEGLKENVIVGHKIPAGTGMRSYDTIIVGSKEELEEMTREKQEVNYN